The sequence below is a genomic window from Thermoflavifilum sp..
CCTGGGCAATCCCAATCCAGCATGGAGCCTGTATGGTGCACGCTCGGTGGGCGTTCCCGGCACGATAGCCGGGCTCTGGCAGGCCTGGAAAGCCTACGGAAGCCTGCCCTGGAAAATGCTTGTACAGCCGGCCATCGACCTGGCGCAAAAGGGCTTTGTGATTACCGCCATGGAGGCCCGATGGCTGAATGAAAGCCGTCAGGATTTCCTGACATACAATACCCAACCGGTAGCTTTTGTGAAAAACACCCCCTGGAAAGCCGGTGATACCCTGCGACAACCCGAACTGGCCAGCACGTTGATGCTGATTCGCGATCGGGGGAAAAGGGGATTCTATACCGGCCGGGTGGCCCATCAGATGGTGCAAACCATGCGTCACCACGGCGGACTGATCACGCTGCAGGACCTGAAGCAGTATCGTGCCGTTGAGCGCCAGCCCCTGCTGTTCGACTACAAAGGATACACCATCGTGACCATGCCCCCACCCTCCGCCGGCGGGGTGATGCTCCAGCAGCTGCTGGGCATGATCAGCTTCTATCCCATCGATCGCTGGGGATATGGCTCTCCACAGGCCACCCAGCTCATGATCGAAGCCGAACGACGCAGCTATGCCGACCGCGCCCGATATCTGGGCGACCCGGATTTCGTGAAGATACCCATTGCCCGGCTCACCGATCCCCATTATCTGCAGCAACGCATCAGCACCTATATCCCCGGCAAAGCCACCCCCAGCACGGCCATCCAGGCCGGGATATTCACCCACGAAAGCGAAGAAACCACCCATCTCTGCGTGCTCGACGAATCCGGTAATGCAGTATCGGCCACTTATACCCTCAACAACCTGTATGGCAGCAAGCTGGTAGTTGAAGGAGCGGGATTCTTACTGAACGATGAAATGGACGACTTCAGCGCCAAACCCGGCAGTCCGAATCTTTACGGCCTCACCGGCTCTGAAGCGAATGCCATCGCCCCACATAAACGCATGCTCAGCAGCATGACCCCTACCATCGTGCTGAAAAATCATGCACCCTATATCCTCACCGGCACCCCCGGCGGCTCCACCATCATCACCTCCGTCTTCCAGACACTTGTGGATCTGCTCGATTTTCATCTTTCTCCCCACGACGCCGTGAATAATCCCAAATTTCATCACCAGTGGCTACCCGATGTGGTGTATGTGGAGCAAGGATTTCCCGACAGCCTCATCCACGCCCTGCAACAGATGGGCTATCGGATAGAGCCACGAGGAGCTATCGGCCGAACGGAACTGATTATCCGGGAAGATGAAGACCACATCATAGGTGTCGGCGATCATCGGGGTGATGATGCCGTGGCGGGTTACTAATTTTTTTCATACAAAAATTCAGATGGTATGACCCACAGAAGAGAATTCTTAAAAGCAACGACGGCCGGCCTGTTTGGCATTTCTTTGCTGCCTGTTCGAAACAAACTCCGACTGAAAGTTCAACGTCAGGTTAAACCCCTGGTGATTTCCACCTGGGATTTTGGTATTCAGGCCAATGCCGCTGCCTGGGCGATCCTGCAAAACGGCGGTCGAGCCCTGGATGCCGTGGAGGCGGGCGTGCGCGTGCCCGAAGCCGATCCCAATATCCAGACCATCGGCCTGGGCGGATTGCCCGATAGAGACGGGCATGTAACCCTCGATGCCTGCATCATGGATGAACACGGCAATGCTGGCGCCGTAGCCTGCCTGGAACATATCGTACACGCCATTTCCGTAGCCCGGAAAGTGATGGAAAAAACGCCTCACGTGATGCTGGTGGGAGAAGGTGCTTTGCAATTCGCCCTCTCGCAGGGTTTTCCCAAACAGAATTTGCTTACCCCTTCTTCAGAAAAGGCCTGGAAAGAATGGCTGAAAACAGCGCATTATCATCCCGTCATCAATATTGAAAATCAACTTTCACCTGCCCATCACGATTCTACCTATTCCTCTCATCATCCCGGCGATTCATTCAACCATGATACCATCGGCATGCTGGCTATCGACCAGCAGGGCAATCTGTCGGGAGCCTGTACGACCAGCGGACTGGCCTTTAAAATGCATGGGCGGGTGGGCGATTCTCCCATCATTGGAGCCGGATTATTTGTGGATAATGAAGTGGGAGCGGCTACAGCCACCGGCGTCGGCGAAGCCAATATGCGCATCTGCGGCACCCATACGGTGGTGGAACTCATGCGGCAGGGCCATCATCCCGAAGAAGCCTGCCGCCTGGCGCTGGAACGCCTGGTGAAAAAACAACCCGACTATGCCCGCAGCATTCAGCTGGCATTTCTGGCTGTCGATAAGAATGGCACCATTGGAGCCTATGCGCTACAAAAAGGATTTACCTATGCGGTGTACACACCCGATATACCGAACAGATTGATGGAAAGCAAGAGTATTTATTGACGACCCGAAGCAGAACGAGCCAAACGAAACAGCGTCCAGGTCTCCAGAATGGAATAAATGAAATACAGGATAAGAAGTAAAATCAGGGTGTTGCGGGTAAAATGCGTAGCCCGTGTGAGTACATAGGCCACCATTGCGCCCACATAAATCACCATTTTCAAAAAAGTAGAGAGATATATTGTTCTGAAAAAACGATGGTGACTGGGATGATGGATGGCCTTTTTGCTCAGATGATAGGTGAGGGCCGTCATCAAAGCAAGGAGAAGATTGCCAGCAGCACCCGCCAGATCATCGATCCCCAGGTCTTCCAGTATATGGGAAAATACAATACCAATGCCGTTCACCGCACAAAATAGGGCTATCAGCCTGAAATAAAAATTATCCATCACGCATAGATTTGATCAATCGCCACAAAGCTACAATCAATGCTCCCAAAGACAAAACCAGGGTAAACACCGGAATTGATAAATGCACTTTCCGGTCGATCCATAATCCCAGCCATGCTCCCAGGCCAATGGTGACCAGCAGCTCGGTAGTTAATCCAGCGTAACGCAACCAGGACGAATCCTTACGCTGTGGCTCTTGCGGCATGTTCGAGCGTAATTTCGGGCTCTTCATCATTCATGGCTGGGGCCTGCATTTGAGCTGCAGCAGGCTGCATTTTACACTGGCCATTGAAAACAGCTGATGAAGCCATTTCCAGCCGATGGGTGTAAATATCGCCCTCCACAACAGCCGTTTCTTTCAAGCTCAATAAATCTTCTACCCGGATGGTACCTTTTACCTTGCCCATGATATCGGCCGACTTGCAAATGATGTCGCCATGGATTTCTCCTTCCTTTCCCACCACCACCCGTGCATCCGTACTCAGGGTGCCATCGAGTTTCCCATCAATACGAATATCCCCAGCGGAGGTAATGTACCCGCGAATCAGGGTACCTGAAGCGATAAGGTTCACTTCACTGCAAGGAGAGGTCCGATGCGTGGATGAATGTGACTTTCCAAACATAGCTCAGGTATTTTAGAGTTAAAATAAGCGGCGATCTCATTCTTCGGCCGATACGCTATCAGGCTGCTGAATCTGCGCATCGCCCTGCAATACCTTACGAATATCATCCCAGTATTTTTCCTTAGCTTGCAACACGTTCTGCAAAGAATCCATTTTAATATTCAGCCGGATATATTCCTGCCGGAGTTTTACATCTCCATAACCGGGGATGTAATATTTTAACGGCGTCAGGGCAAAAGCACCATATACCAGCAGAAAAACCACCATCACCAAAGAGCTGAGTACGATATACATGCTTTTCCTGGACAATATAAACGAAGCCGTCTCTTCCAGTGTATCTTCATCTAAAATTACCAGCCTGAAACGATCGTTTAAACGCTTGAGCCTCCTGCGTATGCTATCGATCACCCTGCCCATGTTTCCAAATTACAATCGAATTGTGAAAAATAAAAATTTCATATACAAAATTTTTCACTTATTACATCAACCCACTATCTATACCGAATTCTTGATTTTTTCTGGCCGATTTACTTGCCTTTCGGTTATTTTCCCGCTTGGCTCAGATGCAATAAATTCACTTAAGAAACGCTTAAAAAGGAATTTTCTTGCCCGAATGCTGGAGCCTATGATGAAAGAAAAATTTTCGAGGGTTCGACACCTGTGGCTTGGTTTATTGCTCCTGCCTTTTTGTGCCAACGCTCAACTCAATATCAATCAGATCCTTGGCGGAGAGCAGAACAATACAACAGTCCAGCAAGATTCCCTATACGCAACCATGGAAGTTCCGTCGGAAAAGCTGGCGAATAAAAAGTTTACGCTCACCCGAAGGTGGTACCAGAATCTGGTTACGCATTTCAATTTCGTGTATAATGCCCGCCAGAATCTGCACATGGCATTGGAAACGGCGACACGCCTGCATCAGGATGATTATACCCGATTGCTGGATTTTTATCCATATACTTTTGCTGAGCTTTCGCAAACCGGAAATTTGCTGGATTCCGTCATTTTCAGAGCATCCGTGGGCATTCAGGTGCACGATCCGCGAGGAAAATGGATTGATGATCTGTATTTGTTGCTGGGTAAAGCTTTTTATTATGAACAAAAGTTCATCGAAGCCGAAAGGGCCTTTCAATTCATTAATCTGCATGAAGCTCCGGCGGTAAAGGGAGAATATACCCCTGTAATTGGCTCCCTTGCCGAAGGAAGTACGCAGATCAGCATTGCCAGCCCTGAAAAAAAAGGATTCTTTCATCATCATCCCAGTCGAAATGAAGCCTTGTTATGGCTGGTAAAAACGTTTTTAGCCGAACAGCAAACCGCCAGGGCTCGCTCCCTGCTCGATCAACTGTTGCATGATCCCCGCTTCCCACCAAGGCTTGAGGGAAAATTGTATGAGACTGCTGCCTTTTTTTATTACCAGCTACAACAATACGATCAGGTTATCCACTATTTGCGGAAAGCCATTGCCTTGCAAACGGATAAAATGCTGCAATCGCGATGGGCGTATCTGCTTGGTCAAATCGAGATGCAACAAAAGGATACCCCTCATGCTATAACGGCTTTTCACGATGCATTGCGGCTGAGTCATGAGCCCCTGCTTCAATTTTATGCAGCCTATCAAATAGCCCTGTTACAGCAAGTTTCGGCTGGCAGTGGGGCCCAGCCCGATGCACCACTGGTTGAAATGGCCCGAAAAAATAAGTACGAACGATATCGAGATATTATTTACCATGGGCTGGCACAGCTAGCCCTTGCACGATCCGACACGGCCAAAGCGATTGCTGATTTACTATCCAGCCTGCATGCCCAATCGTCAAAATCCCGCGCAAGAGGGAATAGTGCATTATTGCTGGCTTCCTTGTGGATGGAGCAAAGACAATTCGATCGGGCTGCAAGTTATGTAGATACGGCCTTACAGGTGCTTCCGGATGATGATCCACGACGCGATTCCCTGAACGAACAGCTGACAGCCCTGAGGGCACTCGCTCATCAGATGGGTATTGTAGCCCGGCAGGACAGCCTGCAGCAACTGGCCGCCCTTCCTCCCGATATCCGACTCCAGAAGGTACATGCCATCTGGAAAGATATGCTTGCCCGGCAACGCCAGGCACAGCGAGCAGAACAGCGGATGGCAAGTGAAGTACGCCCACAATCCTCGATGCCCGGTATGCAGAATCCCGCAACACAGGCAAATGCGCAATCTGCTGCAGGGCAATGGTATTTCAATAATCCAGATCTGAAGGCAAGGGGCTATGTGGTGTTTAAACAGATTTGGGGAAATCGGCCACTGGTAGATAATTGGCGACGGGCTTCAGCTATTCAGGGCTTCACACCGTCGGCAACGGCAACCCTCACAGCCGAGCCCGCTCAACCAACGGCTCTATCCGGCACCGATAGCACACTCTCGATAGGTGAACGAACACTGCTTGCGCATATACCCCTCAACCCCGAAC
It includes:
- a CDS encoding AtpZ/AtpI family protein, producing the protein MPQEPQRKDSSWLRYAGLTTELLVTIGLGAWLGLWIDRKVHLSIPVFTLVLSLGALIVALWRLIKSMRDG
- a CDS encoding N(4)-(beta-N-acetylglucosaminyl)-L-asparaginase encodes the protein MTHRREFLKATTAGLFGISLLPVRNKLRLKVQRQVKPLVISTWDFGIQANAAAWAILQNGGRALDAVEAGVRVPEADPNIQTIGLGGLPDRDGHVTLDACIMDEHGNAGAVACLEHIVHAISVARKVMEKTPHVMLVGEGALQFALSQGFPKQNLLTPSSEKAWKEWLKTAHYHPVINIENQLSPAHHDSTYSSHHPGDSFNHDTIGMLAIDQQGNLSGACTTSGLAFKMHGRVGDSPIIGAGLFVDNEVGAATATGVGEANMRICGTHTVVELMRQGHHPEEACRLALERLVKKQPDYARSIQLAFLAVDKNGTIGAYALQKGFTYAVYTPDIPNRLMESKSIY
- a CDS encoding polymer-forming cytoskeletal protein, which gives rise to MFGKSHSSTHRTSPCSEVNLIASGTLIRGYITSAGDIRIDGKLDGTLSTDARVVVGKEGEIHGDIICKSADIMGKVKGTIRVEDLLSLKETAVVEGDIYTHRLEMASSAVFNGQCKMQPAAAQMQAPAMNDEEPEITLEHAARATA
- the ggt gene encoding gamma-glutamyltransferase; translation: MKKLHVRLKTFFSLIILLSLTIGVPHSLLAQHSPIGETINPYTYIFPKDVVSRHGCVVSAHPLASEVGCWVLQQGGNAVDAAIATQLALAVVYPAAGNIGGGGFMVIHLANGKNTVFDYREEAPGKATRDMFLDSLGNPNPAWSLYGARSVGVPGTIAGLWQAWKAYGSLPWKMLVQPAIDLAQKGFVITAMEARWLNESRQDFLTYNTQPVAFVKNTPWKAGDTLRQPELASTLMLIRDRGKRGFYTGRVAHQMVQTMRHHGGLITLQDLKQYRAVERQPLLFDYKGYTIVTMPPPSAGGVMLQQLLGMISFYPIDRWGYGSPQATQLMIEAERRSYADRARYLGDPDFVKIPIARLTDPHYLQQRISTYIPGKATPSTAIQAGIFTHESEETTHLCVLDESGNAVSATYTLNNLYGSKLVVEGAGFLLNDEMDDFSAKPGSPNLYGLTGSEANAIAPHKRMLSSMTPTIVLKNHAPYILTGTPGGSTIITSVFQTLVDLLDFHLSPHDAVNNPKFHHQWLPDVVYVEQGFPDSLIHALQQMGYRIEPRGAIGRTELIIREDEDHIIGVGDHRGDDAVAGY
- a CDS encoding tetratricopeptide repeat protein encodes the protein MMKEKFSRVRHLWLGLLLLPFCANAQLNINQILGGEQNNTTVQQDSLYATMEVPSEKLANKKFTLTRRWYQNLVTHFNFVYNARQNLHMALETATRLHQDDYTRLLDFYPYTFAELSQTGNLLDSVIFRASVGIQVHDPRGKWIDDLYLLLGKAFYYEQKFIEAERAFQFINLHEAPAVKGEYTPVIGSLAEGSTQISIASPEKKGFFHHHPSRNEALLWLVKTFLAEQQTARARSLLDQLLHDPRFPPRLEGKLYETAAFFYYQLQQYDQVIHYLRKAIALQTDKMLQSRWAYLLGQIEMQQKDTPHAITAFHDALRLSHEPLLQFYAAYQIALLQQVSAGSGAQPDAPLVEMARKNKYERYRDIIYHGLAQLALARSDTAKAIADLLSSLHAQSSKSRARGNSALLLASLWMEQRQFDRAASYVDTALQVLPDDDPRRDSLNEQLTALRALAHQMGIVARQDSLQQLAALPPDIRLQKVHAIWKDMLARQRQAQRAEQRMASEVRPQSSMPGMQNPATQANAQSAAGQWYFNNPDLKARGYVVFKQIWGNRPLVDNWRRASAIQGFTPSATATLTAEPAQPTALSGTDSTLSIGERTLLAHIPLNPEQLKTSNDSIFHALLEAARILAFQLQRPDLAKDQLNALLQRNPQPDNYPEIGYLLYLIYRQLHDTSQAMYYREVLIKNYPETEFARALQPASAPHTFRLSTLYDSAYACYVQQRYAEALQWIQQAQAHHPVDSLQMQLTLLQAMAFMKIGSEDSARQLLERLALQYPGLPAGAEAKRILDVWQHKQELIAHLESLSAPGPTQQDNMHPQPIASQPPSRANPIPVQPKTVDSSTTAPPAMQPPPARPVSPTPYALNEKDPHFVILLFQHPDARLLEEATQRFTTYLHASKSDSGILVGPYALTPTQTMLVFRIFPDENHALEFLDQIRAAAPALLKGLPTNDYVFYIISRSNFIILNQTKDLTGYVQFFNDNYITQ